Genomic window (Triticum urartu cultivar G1812 unplaced genomic scaffold, Tu2.1 TuUngrouped_contig_4686, whole genome shotgun sequence):
ATTAACCTTTGATAAATTGCATGTTCATTCTCATATACCTCTTTTATTTGAGTGATGTGAGTCAATACGTGAATATGATTGGTTATGTAAAAAAGAAATTcaaaacggaggcaaaagatttgcctcatccATTAATTAAGCAGAAGAGAGTTGCTCAGTTAATTAATGAAAAACCGGACAAAAATCATCACAAACCGTTGAGTGGTACCCACAAGATATACCCAACACGGCACTCCACAAAGGGCCTCGTCGAGATAACACAACGACATTATCGTCATCACTTCTCCCCTAGAGGCGTCATCGCCATCCCAAACCCCGAGAAAGACTCCGACTCCGCCATAGACgatcatcgaaccaaccctacacCGAACAAGCCGTGCAGAGCCACATGAAGGTCCGCGTCAGATCTCAGCCGCCGCGAGAAGACAGCGCAACTTTAACACCGACAAAGGGCTACGAAGGAGAACCATGCAAGGCTAGTGTCGTGGAAGATCACCGAACGGACCACCTGCTACCCGTCATCGTACGCCACCGGGCCCCGGCACCGCAGCTTCGACATCACAGCAACAAACCAGCCGAGGCCATTCCACGAACCCGCGGGAGAAGAGTTGACTGATTATGTAATGTTAGATTTTTCTTTGACTATGTATTGATATATTTAGGTATGGTCTGATAATCAAATGTAGGATCATCAAAATGTTCAAATCTACTTTATGTTGCATAGAGATCACCAAAGATTTATGTTGTTTTTCTTTGACAAGGATGGCCACCAAAACTTATGAGATTGTTCTCTGGGGTATAATTCTCAACATATCTTACATTTAATATTGAGATTTATTTAGGCAGCCGATCTGCACGTGTCTTGAAGAAAAGGGCCAACCTGTGAGTAAATTATCCATTTGAGACTTGGTTGTAGATGGTTTCATTAAAAAAAGGTCTTGGTTGTAGAGAAGAGAAGGGGCTGACGAAACTGCAGGGATTTGTTGTAAGAAAACAGAGGATTTCTTGGGCTCAGCTGCCATATATTGACTGGTGGATATGGCGGGGTGAGGAAATACCGGCCGACTGAAGGGTCTTGTTGTAATTATTATACGGGAAGACATGGCCGCTGAAAGAAGGCTCCAGGGGCATAGATGCAATAGAAAAAACACGTCGCAGGGACCGGCGTGCGAAATCTTAAAAAGAATTGGACCATTTCTCGATTTGTGCGTGTCATCCTTGCGCAGGGGTCATGCTAATCTTCTCTGTATCGTTCCAATTTTATCAGATGTCCCCAAGGGGACGAGTGTAGCAGTCGCGCTCGAGCTTATAAACCGGTCTACTCGTTCTTGCGTTGCCGAGGTGACACTAAATAACCTTACACTGCTGTGTTTTGCTCTCCCCGGCCGCACCCGCATGAGCGGAGGAGCCCGATCCTGCAGGCCCAAAAGCCCATCGATAGACTAACGTGGGCTGCATTCCATTACGTGGCCCAAACCAGCAGGGAGCCAGGGCGTAGTGTTTTTCTTCCTCTGCGTCGTAGGGGCCACACGCCTCCACATTATCGTGTTGTGTTGTGATACATATTTGTGGTGAAGTGTCTCGACACGAGATTATTCGAGCTTGCAATTCTCTAGCTGTTTGCAGCAATCTAGCGCCAACATTTTGACCTACTGAATAAGTCTGATACTCTTGTTAAAAAAAGAGTCGGAGCAATTTTTCCAACAATTCCTACCGCAACACGCGGTTATCTTCTACTCCTAGTTACTAGAAAATCACAGTCAGGGCgcttttttttttgagaaatgtGGTGCACCTAACAATACATAACTAGATACCCGACGAGAGATCGAGGTCGTGTGATAGAAGCAAGAAATGAATTCATTTGACGACATGGTCGTTGAAGAGCTTGAAACGCCCGGCGTTGAGCACGAGCTTCCTCACGGACGCGACGGCGCCAATGACCCCGAGGCCGGTGAACAAGACCATGATCGCCACGTTGGCCACATACACCACCGACCTCCTAGGCGGCGACACTACCATGTTGTACATGACGACGGGGAGTATAAAGTCGAGCGGGATGTACCCCACGGCGCCGATCACACCCACGATCTCGCCGAAGAACGGCAGCGCCGCCGCCACGAACGCGGCGAGCGCCACGTCGACGGCGCAGAGCGCCACGTAGAAGGTCCGCATCGCCACCCGCGGCAACAGGTTCCGCCACGAGAACCTCCCCCGCGTCGCGTCTGCCACCCTCTTCTCCATGACCTCGTACACCACCTGCGCGTAGAGAAGCGCGATGGCTAGGAGCTGGAAGAGGACGAGCACCACGGTGAGGCAGAGCAGCCACCTCGGCGCCACCGAGGGTCCTGCGTTTGGCATCAGGCTCTGGATGGCGTTGGACTGGACCGTCTTGCCGAAGGCCCAGTAGCCGGTGATGGCCAGCGGGTAGAAGGTGAAGAAGGCCACCGAGTAGTTGATCACCAGCGCCTTCACCATCTTCCCCGCCGCCGGAGGCACCAGCGTGGCCTGGATCTCGGGCAGGATGCCGTTGCCGAACGCCGCAGCTAGGATGGAGACGGAGAGGAAGGCGTCGAAGGTCTTCTCTGACTTGGATGTGCTCAACGAGTAATCCTTCGCCGGAGCATTGCTCGAGAGACCTACCATGTGGAGATCGACAATGAGGTATTTTTGTGGTTGTTTTTTCTTTGAAAACACCGAGTACAATGGAGACATAGATGCATATTATGTATTTTCATTGTTGATGTTTGTGCGTACCTGCCCGAATGCAAGCGGCAGAGACGAGGATGGTGTAGCCGACGCTAAGGACCAACGAGACGAGGTTAATGTACCGTAGAGAGTGGAATGACGGCATCTGGGACAAGAGAGCTAGCACGGAGGCGACGGCGATGATGAAATGGTACAGCTTCAAAGGGCCATCCGGCACCAAGCTCGTGTACATAATCTGCACAGTTATACACTTGTCAGAGGAAGATCAATTAAGCTTATATACTTAATTGGAGTGACGTTTTGATTTCAATTTAGCTAGCCAAGATTTTGACAATACTAAGGCAAAAAAGACAAAGATGAGCATTAACCATCGGTGCCATTCCAAAACATCAGTGACCAACGCAACAAAGACTTATTTGACCGTGAATATAAAAATAGTGGGTTGGGGGGGGGTCAACACACAATTTTAGAGTGATCAAATCTATTCTCCGAAGAATTACATGACCGTTGTTCCGCTTTACGTTTTATGAACCGGATGAATTTTTACTAAATCTTTGCCATTTAATGCTTTGTAGGGAAGCCGTAGGTTTCCCACAGCATAGTATATTTTGATTTGAATTACAAAGGTCATGTACATAAGAAATCAAGCACCTAATACAAGCCATTTAATGTTGCATACTACGGTACTCCAAGATTGCAGTTTTAGTAGTATACTCCAATATTCTATCCGTCCCCTAATAGATGGTGTATGTAAACTGAGTCAAAGAGTCGATGTTTTTTTTTAGGTTTGAGCAAGCATATATACAGAAACATAAAGATAAACAATATCAAATCAATATCAATATATCCACCATTAGATACATTTATTTTTTTTGCGGGGTTGCCATTAGATACATTTCTATAATGTATTTATTCAATATGTAGTTGTTAATAGTTTCTTCTATATACTTGGTCAAACTTAGAAATAGCTGACTTTTTAACTGAAGTTATACACCATCTATTGAGGAACAAAGGGAGTATCTCACAAGTGACATCACTGTCTTAATAAGTTCTCTAAAACGAAGGAGAGCGATACCAAATCAATGTCAATATATTAATCATTAGACATATTTTCGCAAAAAAACACGAAGGAGATTCGCTAATATTATGAGCACAGACCATCCTAACGGTTAGAATATAATCGACTGATTACCTGTAGAGAGTTGCCGGCGAGCAAAATACTGCCAATGGTGACCCCGACGTTGATTGCACCCTGCACGGCCACCATTAGGTAGAACGCCCATCCAGAACCTACCAAAAATATGAAATCATTGGCAGTATCAACGTCGGGCTCACCATTGGCAGTATCAACGTTAGGGTGCAATCAACGTCGGGGTCATATCTAATTGACGATCAAATTATAGTACGTTCAGTAATTCATATTTTATCGACCAAACTGATGATCTAGAATACTTATGCCTAGTAAGCTAAAGAGAGTGAGTCGTGATGATGAAACAGGTATATATTGTATATACTTACCGAGGACGTCTGCGGCGAGGTCGCGGAAGCGGAtgtggcggcggccggcg
Coding sequences:
- the LOC125528178 gene encoding probable GABA transporter 2, with the protein product SALAAVSFYTYYVMSRVLDHCEAAGRRHIRFRDLAADVLGSGWAFYLMVAVQGAINVGVTIGSILLAGNSLQIMYTSLVPDGPLKLYHFIIAVASVLALLSQMPSFHSLRYINLVSLVLSVGYTILVSAACIRAGLSSNAPAKDYSLSTSKSEKTFDAFLSVSILAAAFGNGILPEIQATLVPPAAGKMVKALVINYSVAFFTFYPLAITGYWAFGKTVQSNAIQSLMPNAGPSVAPRWLLCLTVVLVLFQLLAIALLYAQVVYEVMEKRVADATRGRFSWRNLLPRVAMRTFYVALCAVDVALAAFVAAALPFFGEIVGVIGAVGYIPLDFILPVVMYNMVVSPPRRSVVYVANVAIMVLFTGLGVIGAVASVRKLVLNAGRFKLFNDHVVK